A region from the Oceanidesulfovibrio marinus genome encodes:
- a CDS encoding arginase family protein — MAGSYQEWSTLSIEPEAYRIIEAPLCVESNWSGIDMAPQAMLRAGLAKTPAGRDTVSLPPADWRPERSTDGVLNPLQVREYTLNLADTVHEVMRSGRVPIVLGGDCTILLGCLLGMRRTRSARLFFLDGHMDFYAPEQSPTGETADMELGLAVGRGPEVLTEYGLGGPLVSENDTAVFGFRDEAIVEAIGGTNVRDSAMHCASLSDIRLGGFSNAVCGALAFLGESDPFWLHVDLDVLNPWEMPAVDYPMADGLRWGELYGVIRRCAATERLAGLDVTIFNPTFDWDGSVAQTIARVLTAALGLR; from the coding sequence TCGAACCTGAGGCGTACCGGATTATCGAAGCGCCCCTCTGTGTGGAGAGCAACTGGTCCGGAATCGACATGGCTCCCCAGGCTATGCTGCGGGCCGGGCTGGCCAAGACGCCCGCGGGCAGGGACACTGTCTCGCTGCCGCCGGCAGACTGGCGTCCCGAGCGGTCTACAGACGGGGTACTCAATCCTCTCCAGGTGCGCGAGTACACGCTGAATCTCGCAGATACCGTGCACGAGGTCATGCGGTCCGGCAGGGTTCCCATAGTATTGGGCGGAGATTGCACCATCCTGCTCGGTTGTTTGTTGGGCATGCGCCGGACGAGGAGCGCCAGGCTGTTCTTTCTGGATGGACACATGGATTTCTATGCGCCGGAGCAGTCGCCGACCGGAGAAACGGCGGATATGGAGCTGGGCCTGGCGGTGGGCAGGGGGCCGGAGGTGCTCACGGAGTACGGCCTGGGAGGGCCGCTGGTTTCCGAGAACGATACGGCGGTATTCGGGTTCCGCGACGAGGCTATTGTGGAGGCAATCGGAGGGACGAATGTGCGCGACTCGGCCATGCACTGCGCGAGCCTCTCGGACATCCGGCTCGGCGGCTTTTCCAACGCCGTCTGCGGTGCGTTGGCCTTTTTGGGGGAATCGGATCCATTCTGGCTGCATGTGGACCTCGATGTTCTGAATCCCTGGGAAATGCCGGCCGTGGATTATCCCATGGCGGACGGATTGCGCTGGGGGGAGTTGTACGGCGTGATTCGCCGATGCGCAGCCACGGAGCGCCTTGCCGGGCTCGATGTCACCATCTTCAATCCGACATTCGACTGGGACGGGAGTGTGGCGCAGACCATAGCCCGCGTGCTGACGGCCGCTCTCGGACTACGTTGA